A single window of Sphaerodactylus townsendi isolate TG3544 linkage group LG03, MPM_Stown_v2.3, whole genome shotgun sequence DNA harbors:
- the LOC125429112 gene encoding acanthoscurrin-2-like, translating to WGGGGVGGGGGGGGGGWGGGGVGGGGGGGGGGWGGGGVGGGGGGGGGGWGGGGVGGGGGGGGGGWGGGGVGGGGGGGGGGWGGGGVGGGGGGGGGGWGGGGVGGGGGGGGGGWGGGGVGGGGGGGGGGWGGGGVGGGGGGGGGGWGGGGVGGGGGGGGGGWGGGGVGGGGGGGGGGWGGGGVGGGGGGGG from the coding sequence tgggggggggggggggtgggggggggggggggtgggggggggggggggtgggggggggggggggtgggggggggggggggtgggggggggggggggtgggggggggggggggtgggggggggggggggtgggggggggggggggtgggggggggggggggtgggggggggggggggtgggggggggggggggtgggggggggggggggtgggggggggggggggtgggggggggggggggtgggggggggggggggtgggggggggggggggtgggggggggggggggtgggggggggggggggtgggggggggggggggtgggggggggggggggtgggggggggggggggtgggggggggggggggtgggggggggggggggtgggggggggggggggtgggggggggggggggtgggggggggggggggtgggggggggggggggtgggggggggggggggtgggggggggggggggtgggggggggggggggtgggggggggggggggtgggggggggggggggtgggggggggggggggtgggggggggggggggtggggggggg